One Bufo gargarizans isolate SCDJY-AF-19 chromosome 3, ASM1485885v1, whole genome shotgun sequence DNA segment encodes these proteins:
- the LOC122933041 gene encoding carbonyl reductase [NADPH] 1-like: MAGVRVALVTGGNKGVGLAVVRALCKQFQGDVYLTARNPKLGEEAVKALNKEGLSPLFHQLDVTDLTSIRALRDFLKKKYGGLDVLINNAGIAFKPDDPTPIGTQAEITLKTNFYGVRDVYNELLPIIRPNGRVVNVSSMFGNMSLPNCSPELQQKFRNDAITEDELVKLMEKFHEDAKSGAHLERGWPTPYSAYGVSKIGVTVLSKIQARQLKQTRKGDGIIVNACCPGWVKTDLAFPGAPKTPDEGAVTPVYLALLPTSADSPYGEMVSEKKVIPW, from the exons ATGGCCGGGGTGAGGGTTGCATTAGTCACAGGGGGCAATAAAGGAGTTGGGCTAGCTGTGGTCAGGGCCCTGTGCAAGCAGTTCCAGGGAGACGTGTATCTGACAGCCAGGAACCCCAAGCTTGGAGAAGAAGCTGTCAAGGCCCTGAATAAGGAGGGGTTGTCCCCGCTTTTCCATCAGTTGGACGTTACTGACTTGACCAGTATCCGGGCTCTGCGAGATTTCCTGAAGAAGAAGTATGGCGGGCTGGACGTGCTGATCAATAATGCTGGGATTGCATTTAAAC CCGATGACCCGACCCCCATTGGAACCCAAGCCGAAATCACCCTGAAAACCAACTTTTATGGTGTGAGGGACGTTTACAATGAACTTCTGCCTATCATTAGACCGAATG GAAGAGTGGTTAATGTGTCCAGTATGTTTGGCAACATGTCCCTTCCAAATTGCAGCCCTGAACTTCAGCAGAAGTTTCGCAATGACGCGATCACAGAGGACGAGCTGGTGAAGCTGATGGAGAAATTTCATGAAGATGCCAAGAGCGGAGCCCATCTAGAAAGGGGCTGGCCAACCCCTTATTCCGCTTATGGGGTGTCCAAAATTGGAGTAACAGTGTTGTCCAAAATTCAAGCTCGTCAACTAAAGCAGACCAGGAAAGGAGATGGCATTATCGTCAATGCCTGCTGCCCCGGGTGGGTGAAGACTGATCTCGCATTTCCAGGTGCCCCCAAGACACCAGATGAAGGTGCTGTGACCCCAGTATATTTGGCTCTCCTCCCAACTTCAGCAGATTCACCCTACGGGGAGATGGTCAGCGAAAAGAAAGTCATCCCCTGGTAG
- the LOC122933043 gene encoding carbonyl reductase [NADPH] 1-like, producing MAGVRVAVVTGGNKGLGLAIVRALCKQFQGDVYLTARNPKLGEEAVKTLNEEGLSPLFHQLDINDLTSIRALRDFLKKKYGGLDVLVNNAGIAFKAADTTPFGTQAEVILKTNFFGTRDVCNELLPLIRPNGRVVNVSSIFSHTSLPKCSPELQEKFRSDTITEDELVKLMEKFVEDATNGVHEERGWPNFAYGVSKIGVTVLSRIQARQLKETRKGEGIILNSCCPGWVRTDMAGPKATKSPDEGAVTPVYLALLPTSADSPYGELVSDKKILPW from the exons ATGGCCGGGGTGCGGGTTGCAGTAGTCACAGGGGGCAATAAAGGGCTCGGGCTGGCTATAGTCAGAGCCCTCTGCAAACAATTCCAGGGAGACGTGTATCTGACAGCCAGGAACCCCAAGCTTGGAGAAGAAGCCGTCAAGACCCTGAATGAGGAGGGGTTGTCCCCGCTCTTCCATCAGCTGGACATAAATGACCTGACCAGTATCCGGGCTCTTCGGGATTTCCTGAAGAAGAAGTATGGCGGGCTGGATGTGCTTGTTAATAATGCTGGAATCGCGTTTAAAG CCGCTGACACGACCCCATTTGGAACCCAAGCTGaagtcattttgaaaaccaactTTTTTGGCACTAGGGACGTTTGCAATGAATTACTGCCGCTCATTAGACCAAATG GAAGAGTGGTCAATGTGTCCAGTATTTTCAGCCACACATCCCTTCCAAAGTGCAGCCCTGAACTTCAGGAGAAGTTCCGCAGCGACACGATCACAGAGGATGAGCTGGTGAAGCTGATGGAGAAGTTTGTAGAAGATGCCACGAACGGAGTCCATGAAGAAAGGGGCTGGCCAAACTTCGCCTATGGGGTGTCCAAAATTGGGGTAACAGTGTTGTCCAGAATTCAAGCACGACAATTAAAGGAGACCAGGAAGGGAGAGGGCATTATACTCAATTCCTGCTGCCCAGGGTGGGTGAGGACTGATATGGCAGGTCCAAAAGCCACCAAGTCCCCAGATGAAGGTGCTGTTACCCCAGTATATTTGGCTCTCCTCCCAACTTCAGCGGATTCACCCTATGGGGAGCTGGTCAGTGATAAGAAAATTTTGCCTTGGTAA